The genomic region acggtggtgtatctgtgctctcggttggcgtgaacctgatctggtcttaagaaccccagtggcgggttgacatatgcaagggttaagtgctacatttgtcgtgtgattggagatcctcagctgagtataatcgattcggatcgccgtaacttcgcggacatgaagacttggtcactgccctacaacctaagtcaggatgtgaacctcatgaataaaaatgatgttgtattgatgagatggtgaaattagaccagatgcaaacagagtctattaatatttaatctggcgttaaaatattgaaagtaaggactcactttagtaagctatttctgcaaaagtatctaagttgattcttgctaaagcctctccttgattcccaaatccagcatatccttgagagtcttttctttagtcgggtaagtcttgctgagtaattccatactcagggttttattccctgttgtttttcaggttatagttttgtgctgctgttgatggtgttaagtgccggtgggctcggccttcttatataagtataccccgtctttatcttcttattgaggatggtcacttgagctaacatatatttcaaacttatacttttgtaatcactccgataaaataatgtaaaacttttgtaacttgtaaaatttggtaataagatttccgctacaaaaatattggtgtgtgatttgtgttacgtaATCCCGcgattctggttgtaagtggtttatccgatgtccttgggcaatcggacggatcctgttaagttatctggtgcacatgcatagccgtctgaggtctttgagacaaggaaaggtgcatgtgggcccaataacttgggaggttctgccacatatttgatatatgattaattaggaaatcaattttattgttgttttcatgacaaaacagagatattatgtgataaaaaataatattatagaattatagaaattggaatgaactcatttggatttaatatgaaatttccatgaattaaatgggtttctgcaattatttttaaaccaaaaatcaatttctaaactccttttccctattttctttttttttctggactgtgtcccaaattccagaaagattagggtccaagctataaatgtttttctagactcagtgagcataTAGAGTGGACGGCGGATTAAATCCGATAAAGCCTAGGGGCTCTTTACAAAGAATGCCACGCGGCTAAGGACTTGGATGCGTTTAGACCATAGGATCTATGATGTACGGTCAGATCTAAGGGACCGAACCGGTACGCGACGTCAGACGTCTGATCCCCCATCCACGGATGAGAGTCTAACAACTTGAGGTTTAATCGCATGCATAGATTGCAGGACTAACGGCCACGATCTAATAATCCCAATCGGTAACTTGTAGCAAATCTCGGCCATCAGAAAGAAATCGGACGACACAGGGGTTTCTCCCCACAAGCCGGCCGACCGAGAATGGCGGCGTGAGGTCTCACGGCGGGCTCTGGCCGGAGGAAAAGCGAATCGTGCACCCGAGCCCCGATTACCCTCCCAAAAGGTCCTACGTGTAGAGGAGATCATTGCGAGCAAGGTGGATGATGTCTTACCGAAAGTGGGACGGCGAGGTTTTCAGTCCACAGAGCAGGCGGGTCCACGGCGGAGCAGCAGGTGCAGTGAGGAATTCCGGTCTACGGTTTGGGTAATCACAAGCTCTACTTGACGGAACACAACCACGAGAAGGAGAGGAGCACAAAGAACCTGAATCTCACCGGCAGCTGTCGCGCAGAGTGTCGGGCCCCGGTGAGCGGCGGATCTGCGGGGTACCTTCACCACGGCGAACGGCGCAAGGCGTGGCGGTGACGCTCCATTGCACGACAACATGTACGCAGGGCGGCGACTTCGATGTGGCTTGCTATGAGGCGAGATCGGCGCGGGGTCTGCGTCTACCGCACCAGCAGCAAGCACGTCCAAGAAGATCACCAAGGCTCCGCTGACGAGTGGACGACCGACGGCTGGGTCCCACCAGCAGTGGTTGATAGGGTCTGCGCAGATGGGTTAGTGGGTCCTGGCAGGCCGCCCAGTTGTTACGGGTCCGGAGGATTCGCAGCCACGAGCTCCGAGCATGCAGGCATCGGAACCGGTCTTCAGTTGAAGGGGAGGAGGAGAGGGATGACAGATGAGCCCTACCAGGCAGTGAGCGCGCGGTCGGCTGTCAGGTGGTCCCAAGTGGTCAGGGCGCGAGCTGATTTGCGGACGCGGGCTTGCGCGGCTACACGTGAGGATGGGCCGCGCGGTTGTATCTAGAGACCAACCTTCCAGCTGCCACGGAGTTACATCAAACTCTTGCCACCAGACCTTCTCGCCATCTGATGGAAGCTTGACTTTGAGAAACTTCGCAGCGAGGAAGATTGCACCACCCGCAATATGGTGTGGTTTAAATTGTAGGCAAAGTGAAGTGCGGAGCCTGTACACCCCTTTTAAGGCGTagtaaatagggatgtttgtGGATTACTATTTGTAATGAGGAAGAGTAATGTTAGCATACCCATCATTGACAAAATTCCAGGCAACTTGAGCAAGTGCATTTTGAGCAACCTTGAATATTTTTATTGCTTCAACCAAGGGCTTGTAAGGATGGTTCACATTCAAATCAAAACCAAGTGTCACAAGCACAACACGTTCTCCGAGTAAAATAAGTTCCTTTTGCTGTTCATATACTTCCTGAAGAAACAAAACAAACAACCTCAGTTTTTTTGCGTGCCACAGTAAACAGGACGTAAAATTGCATAAAAAGAGTCATCCTAGCCTTGCCTTTTAAAAAGGTACTATTATATGATAAATGAAAAGGAAGAGCCATCAATAGAATAATAATAGGAGAAAAGGATAATAACATCATAGGTCATGAAGTTCGGAACTTCGGATTACCTAGAACAGCAATATCAAGATATTAAATGCTCTAAATCAAATCACCTTCAGTTTTATTCGTTGAACTGCAGCAGGATCCTTTTTGTGGATGATCTCATATGAAAGAAGTATGACATCCTTCAGAGGTCTGGGTGTTTCTTCAACTTTTCCCGCCAAGAACATGCATACTGTTGCAATTGTCTGCATGTTGTAATGAACTTATATATTAAAACTTCCATTAGCAGATAATGAATAACTATCAAGTAGAAATAAGAAAGCAGCGCCAGTATGCTAAAAAGAAATGCATGTATTGAGAACAAACTTAAATTTTTATGATGACTTCATGAGGATTTTATTTTTTGTCTTCCACGTGTAGGTGGTACCAGAACTGTGACTGTGAGCACCAGAGGTTTACCAGTTACTACCAACTGAGATTGCGCTGACTATAGAAGAGGGTTTCTCTGGAAGAGCAGGAATGATGTCAAAGGAGGACATTGCATGATAGCTTAGCCCAATGTGACTCGGCCACTACAATTGGGAGGACTTGGTTCATCTCATTTGCAAAAAATGGGGTGGGCCTTGAGAATGTGCTGATTATGGTTACAGAAAACAGTACCAAATAAACCTTAGCCTTTCATCCCCACCCAAGCACATAAAGTAGTTAATTCCCTTTCTCTATTGCTTTGAAATCAGAGATTGGTAATGGGAGGAATATCAATTTCTGGACTGATAGATGGATGAAAGGACAAAGGACAGATCATCTAGCACCAAATATGTTTGGAGCAATCTCTAACAGAGCCAGAAAAAGAACAGTCCACGATGCCCTCACTAATCAACAATGGATTTCTGATATCCACGGTGCTCTTACATTGGAAGTACTAATGGAATATTTGTTACTTTGGGATCTCTTATCAGAAGTTGTTTTGCATCCAGATGTTGAAGACATTCACATTTGGCAATTCTCACCCTCTGGGATATACTCAGCCAAGTCTGCCTATGAAGTCTTGTTCAATGGATCCATCCCCTTCTAGCCTGGGGAAAGGATTTGGCAAAGTTGGGCACCTGGTAAGCATACATTTTTATGTGGTTGGTGGCACATAAGAAATGCTAGACAACTGATTGACTTGCAAAAAGAAATTTGGAGCACCCTGAGAGTTGTCCTCTGTGTGATCAGGAACCTAAAACAATTTTTTGAAAAGGCAGGAGGTCTGCCAAGATATATTGATAAGAAGAATAACAAGAGGTTTAAGTCAATACAGTGACCGAAGCACTAGGCAAAGGTCCAACCTGAAGAGAAGTAAACAGAAATAAAAAACAGACCCCACTAAATAGTTGTTAAGGGGTAACTAGGTGCTTGGCCCCTGCCAAATTCCAGGCTGCTGCCTCACTCTTGATTTTGGCAATGATTTGTTGGCAGCTCGAGAATCTGCGATCAAAGATTCTCGCATTTCGTTCTCGCCAAATCTCCCAGTTTACAAGGATCAATAGTGATCTGATGCCTTTTCTATTGCATCCCGGCAAAAAAGCCAGCTTTTCCCACCAATGCCCCAGCGAGGGGGGTCGCTCCCAGTTAGACGGCTTCAGGCCCTCAACAGCTACCCAAACAGCAACTTCCTCCCAAATTCTTTTGATGAAACGACATTCCACAAAAAGGTGAAGCCCCGATTCCTGGGCAGCATGACACAGGACACAAGTTGGTTCATGGGGCCAATTCCTGGCGGCTAATCGATCTGCTGTCCAAATGCGATTTTGAATTGCTAACCAGCTGAAAAACTTGCATTTTGGAGGCGCCCAATTCTTCCAGATGATGAGGTCATAATTTGTGTGAACAGAGCCCAAAAATTGTGCCTGATATGCCGATTTGACTGTGTAGCGGTGATCCGCAGTGAAATTCCAGGTGATGGCATCATCACGCTCTGGGTGAAGCTGGATCTTTTGGACTTCAGACCAAAGAATGCAGAACTCATGAATGTGGTGGGGAGTAATCGGTCTATCGAACAGCGCAAGATCCATGATCCAGGCATTGTTTGTGACCGCCTCCGCCAAAGATTTCCTCTTATTTCTTGATATAGAAAAGAGACGAGGCACCAAGTCCTTTGGCCTTTGCCCCCTTACCCAAGCGTTGCCCCAGAAGGAGATTTTAGAACCATCACCAATCTCTATGGTCGTTGATGCCGCAAAAAGCAGTCTATCAACATCAGAGCAAGGAATCTCTAAGTTGTCCCAAATATTCCGTGATGATGTGCAATTATGCCAGAGCCATCGCGCGCGCAAGGCACGCGCAAAAGCGCCCAAATCAAGAACTCCCAAGCCCCCAAGGGCTTTTGGCCTCGCCACCCGTTTCCAGTTGACTTTGCACTTTCCGCCCGTCAGTCGTTCAGAACCAGCCCAAAGGAATTGTCTTCTTTTGGAGTCTAGTAGGCTAATCGTTGCCTTGGGAGCATTAAGGGTGGTTAATAGGTAAATTGGTTGTGAGGTAAGCACTGTTTTCACCAGAGTTAAGCGCCCTGCCACTGAGAAGTTTCTCCCATTCCAGCTACTCAGTTTGTTCAATACTTTGTCCACCAAAAACTGGAAGTGCCCCTTCCTGAGTCTAGTTGGGGTGAGAGGGAGGCCCAGGTACCGGATCGGGAAGGTTGCTCTTTTGGCTGGGAAGCAACTAAGGATGTCATCAAGGGGTAGCCCCTGGCAACGGATTGGGACAATCATGGACTTCTGAAAATTGGTCATCAGACCAGAGGCCTCGCCAAATGAGGTGAGCAACTTGACAATTGTCTCAATATCCTCTTTTTTCGGCTTAACAAACAAAGCTGCATCATCAGCATATAGCGAGATCCTAATGCTGGGCGAGTTGTTTCCCAACTTGTTCAATGCTCCACTGTCCGCGGCGATCTTTAGAATTTTTTGCAAAGGGTCTATCGCCAAGACGAACAGAAGAGGGGAGAGAGGATCGCCTTGCCTGAGACCTCTCTCATGATGAATAGGAGGGTTAGGGACCCCGTTAACGagcactcttgatgttgaggtggAGAGGATAGAAGCGATCCAGTCAGTCCACCTCACAGGGAATCCCAAATTGCGGAGTAAGGCAATCAAGTAATCCCAACGGACGGAGTCAAAAGCTTTTTCAATGTCTAGCTTGAGGAATAGCGTGGGCGAATTGATACGCTGGAAGCGTCTAACAGTGCTTCTAACTGCAAGGAAGTTTTCATGAATGCTCCTTTTTTGAATGAAGGCACTTAGGCAAGGTGAAACTAACTCATTCATTCTTGGTGCCAGACGAAGAGCCAGGGTTTTGGTGATAATCTTAATGAAAGAATGGATGAGGCTTATAGGTCTGAAGTCCCCAGCTACCTCCGCGCCTTCCTTTTTGGGGATTAGAATGATGTTTGCTGAATTGATTAATTGGAGGTTGAGGCATCGATTATTATAGAAAGCATTCACTGCAGCCATGAGATCATGCCTTACAATGGTCCAACAAGATTTAAGGAAAACACCAGTGAAGCCGTCCGGCCCTGGAGCCTTATCTCCTGGTAAAAGATCAATACTTCTCTTAATTTCCTCCTCGGAGAACGGCGCGTCGAGGCTTGATAGATCAAACTGCTGGTCAGAGATAATGTCCCAGTTAAGGTCGACAGATCTAGGGGTTGGCCGCTTTAAAGCATTATGGAAGAAATTTTGTAGCTCTTGTGCTTTTTCATTGTGAGAGAAGACCCACCCATTACCGGTCCGCAACCGTTGAATGAAATTTTTTCGCCTCCTGGAGCCAGCTTTCCGGTGGAAAAATTTAGTGTTGGCATCTCCGAATTTAAGCCAAAGCATGCGTGAGTTTTGCCTGTTTCGTGCCCTTTCAATTACCGCATAGCCAAGGATGTGCATCTTCAATCTATTTCGGAGGTTCACTTCCATGTCGGACAGTCCCCTATTTTCTTGTGCCATGTCCAGTCTTAGAATAACTTCTAGGGCCATATACATAAAGAGTCTAGCATCAGGTATTAACTTGGAGCTCCAATCCTTAAGCGCCTTGGCCGTGAACTGCAGTTTGTAGTACAGCCTATGAAAAGGCTCACGATGTTGGGTCGGTGCCAGCCAGGCTTGCTCAACTATATGCTGGAAACCTGGTAATTTGGTCCAAAAATTCTCAAATCTAAAGGAACGTGGATGCCTCGGCATAGTAGTATTGGATAGGAGCAGCGGGCAGTGGTCAGAGACCGAGGATGATAGTGCATGCAGACCAAATATTCCGAACATCTCCTCCCATTCAGAGTTGCAGAAGAATCTGTCTAGTCTTACGAGAGTGGGATGTCGTCTCTCATTGCTCCAAGTGAACTTCCTGTTTTGCAAAGGAATTTCTTTCAAGTCGCAAATGTCAAGAGCTTGCCTGAACAGAAGCATTAGGCGAGGGTTGACTCTAGAATTGTTTTTGTCGCTTGCTTTGTATGTGCAGTTGAAATCCCCAAGGACCAACCAGGGGGAAGGTGAAGGAGGCCTCTGTGCACTCATCTCTCTTAGAAAATCAGGCTTGCGGCCTCTACAAGATGGTCCATAGACGACTGTCAGGTAGAAAGAAGCACGACGATCCTTAAGAGAGACAATTGCGGATATGTGGAATTCTCCGATAGTAAAATTGGACAATTCGAGTAGGTCGCTATCCCAAAGCAAAAGAATACCACCCCGGGTTCCACTATTTCCTTCCGCAGGTTTAAAACTGAATTTATTAAGCTTTGGTCCTCCAAGCGCCGTCACAATGGACCTGTCGAccgttgataatttagtctcttgCAAACAGGCAAGATGGCAagtggtggtggagatcatcgcGCGCACTGCATCTCGGCGCGCTTGCAAATTTAAACCCCTTACATTCCAGCACAGGATGCTAAAGTCAGACATGGAGGAGAAAAGGACCCCGATTAATTACCGACAGCTGGATGAAATTGCAGCACTGCACAATAATGACAGTGAAACTTAAAGGGGCCACCAGGGCCAACACAAGCATGGCTGTTAAAGGTCTGAAGCAAAACAGCAACCCAATACAGTCCAGGGTGCTCACAAAAGTAGTAGAAACTGAACTGAGACTCATTGACATAACAAAAGTAGACCCACATCATCTAACATGGAGCTAAAACAACCATCAATCAAGCCGCAGCAACTGCTCTGGCCTCTGCATGCATGGCGTCCACCTCCTCTTGGATCTCAGCTATAGCATCTCCAGCAATTCCCATCAAGGCCTTGTCGAGGCGAACTGTGTCTGGCGTATCAAGATTGAACAGAGCATCTAGGGCCGTCCCCATCTCCACAGTCAGTGGCTTCTTGAACCAATCCTGAAATTCC from Zea mays cultivar B73 chromosome 6, Zm-B73-REFERENCE-NAM-5.0, whole genome shotgun sequence harbors:
- the LOC118472322 gene encoding cyclin-T1-3-like; translated protein: MQTIATVCMFLAGKVEETPRPLKDVILLSYEIIHKKDPAAVQRIKLKEVYEQQKELILLGERVVLVTLGFDLNVNHPYKPLVEAIKIFKVAQNALAQVAWNFVNDGLRTSLCLQFKPHHIAGGAIFLAAKFLKVKLPSDGEKVWWQEFDVTPWQLEADRALTAW